The following DNA comes from Ghiorsea bivora.
CAGCAAACAAGATACAGGCAAGTCTGAAAAAAGAACTGTCACTTCAGCATCAGGCTGCAATGCCATTCACCGTATGTGTTGCTTCTTCAGCGTGAATATTGGATAAAAAATAAGCTTTTGCTGTCTCAATTTGTTGTTCCCATTCAAATATCTTTTGGAATGATGAACGAAATTCAGCAGAACCTCTGTGTCCTTTGGAATACCAAGGCACATGTTTACGCACCAACTTGGATGCGCGTTTGACACCATGAAAATCTGCCAAATGCAACATATGTTCATGCACCACAGCCCACACTTCTTCGGCATTTGGTTTTTCAGGTTTGGGCAAGCCCATAATCGCGGCATGCACTTCCGCCAGCACCCAAGGATTACCTTGCACAGCGCGCCCAATCATCACCCCATCGCACCCACTCTGACGAATCATCTCTAAAGCTGATTCACCATCAATAATATCACCATTACCAATCACAGGAATCGACACCGCAGCTTTTGCCAACCCTATATCTTCCCATGATGCTTTACCATTAAACATTTGCGCTCTTGTGCGCCCATGCACCGTCAACATTTGAATACCATTATCTTCAGCAATACGTGCAATATTTTCTACATTTTTGCTCTCATTATCCCAACCTGTACGAATTTTTAGGGTAACGGGAATATCCACAGCCTTGACA
Coding sequences within:
- the dusB gene encoding tRNA dihydrouridine synthase DusB, which encodes MTLQVQPQSAQTQHTQAKQLQAVLPGFKLGDFEINPPIALAPMAGITDLPFRRICRRFGIGLTVTEMIASRAVEQGRERTERMAELDKDESPVSIQIAGSDSKFVVDAAKWAVDHGADFVDINMGCPVKKVVKQVAGSAMLRDEALVARVIDAVVKAVDIPVTLKIRTGWDNESKNVENIARIAEDNGIQMLTVHGRTRAQMFNGKASWEDIGLAKAAVSIPVIGNGDIIDGESALEMIRQSGCDGVMIGRAVQGNPWVLAEVHAAIMGLPKPEKPNAEEVWAVVHEHMLHLADFHGVKRASKLVRKHVPWYSKGHRGSAEFRSSFQKIFEWEQQIETAKAYFLSNIHAEEATHTVNGIAA